A DNA window from Chloroflexota bacterium contains the following coding sequences:
- a CDS encoding Rrf2 family transcriptional regulator, whose amino-acid sequence MLRISRRTDYAVRVLISLAMHQDEGPRVVQEVVDEMLIPLPFVKRIVADLTHAGLIVSRRGSKGGVWLAKPAEEISLLDVVEACEEPVEISPCIDDPDFCPLSEDCPVRKRWARLRALIRKELGGVSIAQLARESQGVPQRVAALLE is encoded by the coding sequence ATGTTACGCATTAGCCGACGAACTGATTATGCTGTACGGGTGTTGATTAGTTTAGCCATGCATCAGGATGAAGGCCCGCGAGTGGTTCAGGAAGTGGTAGATGAGATGCTTATCCCCTTGCCGTTTGTCAAGCGGATTGTGGCAGACCTGACCCATGCCGGGCTGATTGTCTCACGGCGGGGCAGCAAGGGGGGCGTGTGGTTGGCGAAGCCGGCTGAGGAAATCAGCCTGCTGGATGTGGTCGAAGCATGTGAAGAGCCTGTAGAAATTTCGCCGTGTATTGATGACCCCGACTTTTGCCCGTTGAGTGAGGATTGCCCGGTGCGAAAGCGCTGGGCGCGTTTGCGCGCGTTGATTCGGAAAGAACTGGGCGGTGTGAGCATCGCTCAGCTGGCGCGCGAGAGCCAGGGGGTCCCTCAGCGGGTTGCCGCGTTGTTGGAGTAG
- the cydB gene encoding cytochrome d ubiquinol oxidase subunit II encodes MDLKTLWFILITVLFIGFFFLEGFDYGVGMLLPFLGKRDEERRAILNTIGPFWDGNEVWMITAGGALFASFPQWYATLFSGFYIPLVLMLLALIFRGVGFEFRSKEESESWRSTWDWLIWIGSLLPALLWGVAIANIVRGVPIDANMHYTGGFFNLLNPYALLGGITFVVLFLMHGATYLALKLTNGLEKQAARIANRMWVATLVVAVLFLLYSYPEVLSKAQYLTLSLVFLGIAVVALLLDGYFLKKGDMLKAFWAGGVTILGVTAGFFAALYPNVMPSSTDPAYNLTIYNASASPATLKIMTVVALVLVPIVLVYQGWTYYTFRQRISAKDEMTY; translated from the coding sequence ATGGATCTCAAGACCCTTTGGTTTATTTTGATTACCGTGCTGTTTATTGGCTTCTTCTTCCTGGAAGGCTTCGACTACGGCGTGGGGATGTTGCTCCCCTTCCTCGGCAAGCGCGATGAGGAACGCCGGGCCATCCTCAATACGATTGGCCCCTTCTGGGACGGCAACGAAGTGTGGATGATTACCGCTGGTGGGGCGCTGTTTGCCTCCTTCCCGCAGTGGTACGCGACGCTCTTCAGCGGGTTCTATATTCCCCTCGTGCTGATGCTGCTGGCGCTGATTTTCCGTGGTGTGGGCTTCGAGTTCCGCAGTAAAGAGGAAAGCGAAAGCTGGCGCAGCACGTGGGACTGGTTGATCTGGATTGGCAGCCTGCTCCCTGCCCTGCTGTGGGGTGTGGCCATTGCCAACATTGTGCGTGGTGTGCCGATTGACGCCAACATGCACTACACTGGTGGGTTTTTCAACCTGCTCAACCCCTATGCCCTGCTGGGCGGCATTACCTTCGTGGTGCTCTTCTTGATGCACGGTGCAACTTACCTGGCGCTGAAACTCACCAACGGGCTGGAAAAGCAGGCCGCGCGCATTGCCAACCGCATGTGGGTGGCAACGCTGGTGGTGGCCGTGCTGTTCTTGCTCTACTCTTACCCTGAAGTGCTTTCCAAAGCCCAGTATCTGACGCTGTCGCTGGTCTTCCTGGGCATCGCAGTGGTTGCGCTGTTGCTCGATGGTTACTTCCTCAAGAAAGGCGACATGCTCAAGGCCTTCTGGGCTGGCGGCGTGACCATCTTGGGTGTGACGGCGGGCTTCTTCGCTGCGCTTTACCCCAATGTGATGCCTTCCAGCACCGACCCTGCCTATAACCTGACGATTTACAACGCTTCGGCCAGCCCGGCGACGTTGAAAATCATGACGGTGGTGGCGCTGGTGTTGGTGCCGATTGTGCTGGTTTACCAGGGGTGGACTTATTACACCTTCCGCCAGCGCATCAGCGCCAAGGACGAGATGACCTATTGA
- a CDS encoding cytochrome ubiquinol oxidase subunit I: protein MNPLALARWQFAILTIIHFFFVPLTLGISILLAIMETAYVRTGKEVYRDAVKFWGKVFLINFALGVVSGIVQEFQFGLNWSEYARFMGDIFGAPLAVEALLAFYLESTFIGVWIFGWDKLSPKVHATVLWLTAIGSNLSAIWILIANSFMQRPTGYTMGEHGVIMKNFAEVATNTNVLYQFPHVFFAGMTTAAFVVIGLSAYLYLIKRGDKAMLDLSVRWATIYGLIGVILVMTVGHFQGQFLVREQPSKMAAAEALWHSEQPAHFSFFAIPDEKTQTNHLDIRIPAFLSYLSYGDFHSKVEGIDEVQKKMEAKYGPGDYIPPVGVTYWSFRLMVYSGGLMLLLLLYLWYLNIKGISMAEKPWFAKVMVWSILLPYLASTTGWMMAEIGRQPWVVYGLLRTKDGVSPASVVSGGEVLFSLLSLGVVYIVLTYVGVKLVVKHLHAAPAQTPAAAD from the coding sequence ATGAACCCACTTGCTTTGGCTCGGTGGCAGTTTGCCATCCTCACCATCATTCACTTCTTCTTCGTACCGTTGACGTTGGGCATTTCCATTCTGCTGGCGATTATGGAAACCGCCTACGTGCGGACGGGGAAAGAGGTGTACCGGGATGCCGTGAAGTTTTGGGGCAAGGTGTTTCTGATTAACTTTGCCCTGGGCGTGGTTTCCGGCATTGTTCAGGAATTCCAGTTTGGCCTGAACTGGTCGGAGTACGCCCGCTTCATGGGCGACATCTTCGGCGCGCCGTTGGCTGTGGAAGCCTTGCTGGCTTTCTACCTGGAATCTACTTTCATCGGTGTGTGGATTTTCGGGTGGGACAAGCTCTCGCCGAAGGTGCATGCCACGGTGCTGTGGTTGACGGCCATTGGCTCGAACCTCTCTGCAATTTGGATTTTGATCGCCAATTCGTTCATGCAGCGCCCGACCGGTTACACGATGGGGGAGCACGGCGTGATCATGAAGAATTTTGCCGAGGTGGCGACGAACACCAATGTGCTCTACCAGTTCCCGCATGTGTTCTTTGCCGGCATGACCACGGCGGCTTTTGTGGTCATTGGCTTGAGCGCTTACCTTTACCTCATCAAGCGCGGCGACAAAGCCATGCTGGACCTCTCGGTGCGCTGGGCGACGATCTACGGCCTCATCGGCGTCATTCTGGTGATGACCGTGGGGCACTTCCAGGGGCAGTTCCTCGTGCGGGAGCAGCCTTCCAAGATGGCCGCCGCGGAGGCGCTCTGGCATTCCGAACAGCCGGCGCACTTCTCGTTTTTCGCCATTCCTGACGAAAAGACGCAGACCAACCACCTTGATATCCGCATTCCTGCTTTCTTGAGCTACCTTTCGTATGGGGACTTCCACAGCAAGGTCGAAGGCATTGACGAAGTGCAAAAGAAGATGGAAGCCAAATACGGCCCCGGCGATTACATCCCGCCGGTGGGTGTGACTTATTGGTCGTTCCGCTTGATGGTGTATTCTGGGGGCTTGATGCTGTTGCTGTTGCTCTACCTGTGGTATTTGAACATCAAGGGCATTTCGATGGCTGAGAAGCCGTGGTTTGCCAAGGTCATGGTGTGGTCGATTTTGTTGCCTTACCTCGCCTCGACGACGGGGTGGATGATGGCCGAAATTGGCCGCCAGCCGTGGGTGGTATACGGCTTGCTGAGGACGAAAGATGGTGTGTCGCCCGCCTCGGTCGTGAGCGGTGGCGAAGTGCTCTTTTCGCTGTTGAGCCTGGGCGTGGTGTATATCGTGCTCACCTATGTAGGGGTCAAACTGGTGGTGAAGCACCTGCACGCTGCGCCGGCCCAAACTCCCGCGGCGGCCGACTAA
- a CDS encoding extracellular solute-binding protein — MRAFKIFALLFATLALVAAGCTTRPAPQATPTATSLATPTATPTPAAPPTHLRVWLPPSLAPDASPHAADLLNTRLQAFAAAHNITIEVRVKPLNGPAAMLTTLNATRTVAPDAVPDIVLMPRTLLEAAAVKGLAFPLPEAAFTTPLSADDWFPYAQHLATLQGVTYGVPFAGDAFGLVYHPKAFPEPPKTWEAWLQAPQAWVLPLGDPQAYALLALYRAAGGAWEDKTGRPSLDKDTLAAVLTLLQEAQSKHLLSNALLEITDDHMLWARYQGEAQALLLTRISHLLPGPDPRRMAPIPAGENGKPVAFSDGLLWALTTPDPNRQTLAVALLADLGTPDFVAQWTEAAGYLPPRQSALEKWENPEHRALVKGILPVLQPAPPPEVLTVLGPLVHQAAAQVLTGKQSPASAAQWAVSTLNGQGGG; from the coding sequence ATGCGAGCATTCAAAATTTTTGCCCTTCTTTTCGCCACGCTGGCCCTGGTCGCCGCAGGCTGCACAACCCGCCCCGCTCCCCAGGCCACGCCCACGGCCACCAGCCTCGCCACACCCACAGCCACTCCCACACCCGCCGCCCCTCCCACCCATTTACGGGTGTGGTTGCCGCCATCCCTGGCGCCCGATGCTTCCCCCCACGCTGCCGACCTGCTGAACACGCGCCTGCAGGCCTTTGCCGCTGCGCACAACATCACCATCGAAGTGCGCGTCAAGCCCCTCAATGGTCCGGCAGCCATGCTCACCACCCTCAACGCCACCCGCACCGTCGCCCCCGACGCCGTACCCGACATCGTGCTCATGCCGCGCACCCTCCTGGAAGCCGCAGCCGTCAAAGGGCTGGCCTTCCCCCTGCCCGAAGCCGCGTTCACCACCCCCCTCAGCGCCGACGATTGGTTCCCCTACGCCCAGCACCTCGCCACCCTGCAAGGCGTGACCTACGGCGTTCCCTTCGCTGGCGATGCCTTTGGCCTGGTCTACCACCCCAAAGCCTTCCCCGAGCCCCCAAAAACATGGGAAGCCTGGTTACAAGCCCCTCAAGCGTGGGTGCTCCCCCTGGGTGACCCCCAGGCCTACGCTCTGCTGGCGCTCTATCGCGCGGCAGGCGGCGCGTGGGAAGACAAGACCGGCCGCCCCTCTCTTGACAAAGACACCTTGGCCGCCGTGCTCACACTGTTACAGGAAGCCCAGAGCAAACACCTCTTGAGCAATGCCCTGCTGGAAATCACCGACGACCACATGCTCTGGGCGCGTTATCAAGGGGAGGCCCAGGCCCTGCTACTGACCCGCATCTCACACCTGTTGCCAGGGCCCGACCCGCGGCGCATGGCCCCCATCCCCGCGGGGGAAAACGGCAAACCTGTGGCTTTCAGCGATGGCCTGCTCTGGGCACTGACCACCCCCGACCCCAACCGCCAAACCCTCGCCGTGGCGCTGCTCGCCGACCTGGGCACGCCCGATTTCGTCGCCCAGTGGACGGAAGCCGCCGGCTACCTGCCGCCGCGGCAGTCTGCGCTGGAAAAATGGGAAAACCCGGAGCATCGCGCCCTCGTCAAAGGCATCCTCCCCGTGCTGCAACCCGCACCGCCGCCGGAAGTGTTGACCGTGCTGGGGCCGCTGGTGCACCAGGCCGCCGCTCAGGTGCTGACCGGCAAACAGTCCCCCGCCTCGGCTGCCCAATGGGCCGTGAGCACGCTGAACGGGCAGGGCGGCGGGTAA